The Streptomyces pactum genome contains a region encoding:
- a CDS encoding peptidoglycan D,D-transpeptidase FtsI family protein — translation MNKPLRRIAIFCGLLVLTLLIRDNWLQYVQADELKEDEHNRRVAIERYASPRGDIIVDGQAITGHATTKGDFKYKRTYKDGAMWAPVTGYVSQAYGATQIEAINDGILTGNDDRLFFRNTLDMITGKKREGGNVVTTLNSAAQKAAYDGLKKQGGKGAVVAIEPSTGKILSMASYPSYDPTSIAGSNEAAGEAWNKLQKKNNPSDPMLNRALREVYPPGSTFKVLTAAAALEHGLYDSADEKTDSPLPWTMPGTTTELPNEGDLPCENATLREALRVSCNTVFGKVGSDLGNDDMLETAEKFGFNEEQFVPVRSSASVFSDDMNESQTALSAIGQYNTAATPLQMAMVTSAIANNGTLMKPYMVDELQAPNLDTIEKTDPEEMSKPLSADNAQILQDMMETVVEDGTGTNARIDGVTVGGKTGTAQHGVDNSENPYAWFISYAKGDDGSSPVAVAVVIEDENAVRDDISGGGLAAPIAKNVMEAVLESKE, via the coding sequence GTGAACAAGCCACTGCGCCGGATCGCGATCTTCTGCGGCCTCCTCGTCCTCACCCTGCTCATCCGCGACAACTGGCTCCAGTACGTCCAGGCCGACGAGCTCAAGGAGGACGAGCACAACCGCCGCGTCGCCATCGAGCGGTACGCCAGCCCGCGCGGCGACATCATCGTCGACGGCCAGGCCATCACCGGCCACGCCACCACCAAGGGCGACTTCAAGTACAAGCGCACCTACAAGGACGGTGCCATGTGGGCGCCCGTCACCGGCTACGTCTCCCAGGCCTACGGCGCCACCCAGATCGAAGCCATCAACGACGGCATCCTCACCGGCAACGACGACCGGCTCTTCTTCCGCAACACCCTCGACATGATCACCGGCAAGAAGCGCGAGGGCGGCAACGTCGTCACCACCCTCAACAGCGCCGCCCAGAAGGCCGCCTACGACGGTCTGAAGAAGCAGGGCGGCAAGGGAGCCGTCGTCGCGATCGAGCCGTCCACGGGCAAGATCCTCTCGATGGCCTCCTACCCGTCGTACGACCCCACCTCGATCGCGGGCAGCAACGAGGCGGCCGGCGAGGCCTGGAACAAGCTCCAGAAGAAGAACAACCCGAGCGACCCGATGCTCAACCGCGCCCTGCGCGAGGTCTACCCGCCCGGCTCCACCTTCAAGGTGCTCACCGCGGCGGCCGCCCTGGAGCACGGCCTGTACGACTCGGCGGACGAGAAGACCGACTCCCCGCTGCCCTGGACGATGCCCGGCACCACCACCGAGCTGCCCAACGAGGGCGACCTCCCCTGCGAGAACGCCACCCTCCGCGAGGCACTGCGCGTGTCCTGCAACACCGTCTTCGGCAAGGTCGGCTCCGACCTCGGCAACGACGACATGCTGGAGACGGCCGAGAAGTTCGGCTTCAACGAGGAGCAGTTCGTCCCCGTCCGCTCCAGCGCCTCGGTCTTCTCCGACGACATGAACGAGTCGCAGACCGCGCTCTCCGCCATCGGCCAGTACAACACCGCCGCCACCCCCCTGCAGATGGCCATGGTCACCTCGGCCATCGCCAACAACGGCACCCTGATGAAGCCGTACATGGTCGACGAACTCCAGGCCCCCAACCTCGACACCATCGAGAAGACGGACCCCGAGGAGATGAGCAAGCCGCTCTCCGCGGACAACGCCCAGATCCTCCAGGACATGATGGAGACCGTCGTCGAGGACGGCACGGGAACCAACGCGCGGATCGATGGCGTCACCGTCGGCGGCAAGACCGGTACGGCACAGCACGGTGTGGACAACAGCGAGAACCCCTACGCCTGGTTCATCTCGTACGCCAAGGGCGACGACGGCAGCTCGCCCGTCGCCGTGGCCGTGGTGATCGAGGACGAGAACGCGGTCCGGGACGACATCTCCGGCGGCGGACTCGCGGCGCCTATCGCGAAGAACGTGATGGAAGCCGTTCTGGAGAGCAAGGAGTGA
- a CDS encoding FhaA domain-containing protein — protein MGVLKKFEQRLEGLVNGTFAKVFKSEVQPVEIAGALQRECDNNATIWNRDRTVVPNDFIVELSTPDFERLSPYSGQLGDELAGMVRDYAKQQRYTFMGPIKVHLEKADDLDTGLYRVRSRTLASSSSQQGGPAPAGPAAPAAPTGRPGTPGGPGGGYGYPPDAAPSGAPPMPAAPPPGGRPGGYGYPQPAGGQQPPAAPAAGGRTRHWIEINGTRHQISRATLVLGRSTEADVRIDDPGVSRRHCEIRTGTPSTIQDLGSTNGIVVDGQHTTRATLRDGSRIVVGSTTVIYRQAEG, from the coding sequence ATGGGAGTCCTGAAGAAGTTCGAGCAGCGTCTCGAAGGTCTGGTCAACGGCACCTTCGCGAAGGTGTTCAAGTCCGAGGTGCAGCCCGTGGAGATCGCGGGAGCGCTCCAGCGCGAATGCGACAACAACGCGACCATCTGGAACCGCGACCGCACCGTCGTACCCAATGACTTCATCGTGGAACTGAGCACGCCCGACTTCGAGCGTCTCAGCCCCTACTCCGGCCAGCTCGGCGACGAGCTCGCCGGCATGGTCCGCGATTACGCCAAGCAGCAGCGCTACACCTTCATGGGACCGATCAAGGTCCACCTGGAGAAGGCGGACGACCTCGACACCGGCCTGTACCGGGTACGCAGCCGTACGCTCGCCTCCTCCAGCAGCCAGCAGGGCGGTCCGGCACCCGCGGGCCCCGCCGCGCCGGCCGCCCCCACCGGGCGACCCGGCACTCCCGGCGGCCCCGGCGGTGGCTACGGCTACCCGCCGGACGCCGCGCCCTCGGGCGCCCCACCCATGCCGGCCGCGCCGCCACCCGGCGGCCGCCCCGGCGGATACGGCTACCCGCAGCCCGCGGGCGGCCAGCAGCCCCCGGCCGCACCCGCGGCCGGCGGACGCACCCGCCACTGGATCGAGATCAACGGCACCCGCCATCAGATCTCCCGCGCGACGCTCGTGCTCGGACGCAGCACCGAGGCCGACGTGCGGATCGACGACCCCGGCGTCTCCCGCCGGCACTGCGAGATCCGGACCGGAACGCCCTCGACGATCCAGGATCTCGGGTCCACCAACGGCATCGTGGTGGACGGGCAGCACACCACCCGCGCTACGCTCCGCGACGGCTCGCGGATCGTCGTGGGCAGCACCACCGTTATCTATAGGCAAGCCGAAGGGTGA
- a CDS encoding DUF2252 domain-containing protein encodes MTEATVGATAAVGATTGARSGAEAEGGARVPAVPGFARWPVGGSPKAEGKALRTRVPRSAHADLGRDAARPDAVSAVEESNRGRIPGLTPMRVGRMAATPFAFLRGSAGLMAYDLARTPTTGIGAQICGDAHAANFGLYGDARGGLVIDLNDFDETVHGPWEWDLKRLAASIVLAGREAGADEDTCREAAHDTAGAYRRTMRLLAKLPALDAWNAIADEELVSHTDAHDLLGTLERVAEKARANTSGRFAAKSTETTEDGGRRFADAPPVLRRVPAGEAAAVAAALEPYLATLSEDRLPLLARYAVHDVAFRVVGTGSVGTRSYVVLLLDHRGEPLVLQVKEARPSALLPHLKTAGFDAPEAPHEGRRVVMGQKRMQVVSDILLGWTAVDGRPFQVRQFRNRKGSVDATALAADQMDDYGRMTGALLARAHAHSADPRLIAGYCGKNDELDEAVAAFAVAYADRTEADHAELVAAVRAGRVAAELGV; translated from the coding sequence ATGACCGAGGCGACGGTGGGGGCGACGGCGGCGGTGGGGGCGACGACGGGCGCGCGTTCGGGTGCGGAGGCGGAGGGGGGTGCGCGGGTGCCGGCCGTGCCGGGGTTCGCGCGGTGGCCCGTCGGCGGCTCGCCGAAGGCGGAGGGCAAGGCCCTGCGCACGCGCGTTCCGCGGTCCGCGCACGCCGACCTCGGCCGGGACGCCGCCCGCCCGGACGCGGTGAGCGCGGTCGAGGAGTCCAACCGCGGCCGCATTCCCGGGCTCACCCCGATGCGGGTGGGGCGGATGGCGGCCACACCGTTCGCCTTCCTGCGCGGGTCGGCGGGGCTCATGGCGTACGACCTGGCGCGTACGCCCACGACGGGGATCGGCGCCCAGATCTGCGGCGACGCGCACGCCGCCAACTTCGGTCTCTACGGTGACGCCCGGGGCGGCCTGGTCATCGACCTGAACGACTTCGACGAGACGGTCCACGGCCCCTGGGAGTGGGACCTCAAGCGCCTGGCCGCCTCGATCGTCCTCGCGGGCCGGGAGGCCGGCGCCGACGAGGACACCTGCCGCGAGGCCGCCCACGACACGGCGGGCGCCTACCGGCGCACCATGCGGCTGCTGGCGAAGCTCCCGGCGCTGGACGCCTGGAACGCCATCGCGGACGAGGAGCTCGTCTCCCACACCGACGCCCACGACCTGCTCGGCACTCTGGAGCGGGTGGCCGAGAAGGCGCGGGCCAACACCAGCGGGCGTTTCGCCGCCAAGTCGACCGAGACCACCGAGGACGGCGGGCGGCGCTTCGCCGACGCCCCGCCGGTACTGCGGCGGGTCCCGGCCGGGGAGGCGGCGGCGGTGGCCGCAGCCCTGGAGCCGTACCTGGCCACGCTCTCCGAGGACCGGCTCCCGCTGCTGGCCCGGTACGCGGTGCACGACGTCGCCTTCCGGGTCGTGGGCACCGGCAGCGTGGGCACGCGGTCGTACGTCGTGCTGCTCCTGGACCACCGGGGCGAACCGCTCGTGCTCCAGGTCAAGGAGGCCAGGCCCTCCGCGCTGCTGCCGCACCTGAAGACCGCCGGCTTCGACGCCCCCGAGGCCCCGCACGAGGGGCGCCGGGTGGTCATGGGGCAGAAGCGGATGCAGGTGGTCAGCGACATCCTGCTGGGCTGGACGGCGGTCGACGGGCGGCCCTTCCAGGTGCGGCAGTTCCGCAACCGCAAGGGCAGCGTCGACGCCACGGCCCTGGCCGCCGACCAGATGGACGACTACGGGCGCATGACCGGCGCCCTGCTGGCCCGCGCCCACGCGCACAGCGCGGACCCGCGGCTCATCGCCGGCTACTGCGGCAAGAACGACGAGCTGGACGAGGCGGTGGCCGCCTTCGCCGTCGCCTACGCGGACCGTACGGAGGCCGACCACGCCGAGCTGGTCGCCGCGG
- a CDS encoding FtsW/RodA/SpoVE family cell cycle protein has translation MSSTSNSPTHHTSTIGAIGAPSRRNTELALLVFAVVIPVFAYANVGLAINDEVPAGLLSYGLGLGLLAGVGHLVVRKFAPYADPLMLPLATLLNGLGLVAIWRLDQSELLQSIDQAGNAAPRQLMYTAMGIALFVAVLIFLKDHRVLQRYTYISMVGALVLLLLPLVPGLGKNVFGARIWIQVGSFSIQPGEFAKIVLAIFFAGYLMVKRDALALASRRFMGLYLPRGRDLGPILVVWAISILILVFETDLGTSLLFFGMFVIMLYVATERTSWIVFGLLMSGAGAVGVASFEPHIQQRVDAWLDPMREYTLSRAGQVGHSEQAMQALWAFGSGGTLGTGWGQGHSELIRFAANSDFILATFGEELGLAGLMALLLLYALIVERGVRTALAARDPFGKLLAIGLSGAFALQVFVVAGGVMGLIPLTGMTMPFLAYGGSSVIANWALIGILLRISDTARRPAPAAPANPDAEMTQVVRP, from the coding sequence ATGAGCAGTACTTCCAACTCGCCGACGCACCACACGTCCACGATCGGCGCCATCGGCGCCCCGAGCCGGCGCAACACCGAGCTGGCCCTGCTCGTGTTCGCCGTCGTCATCCCGGTCTTCGCCTACGCCAACGTGGGACTGGCCATCAACGACGAGGTGCCCGCCGGCCTGCTGAGCTACGGCCTGGGCCTCGGTCTCCTGGCCGGCGTCGGACACCTCGTGGTGCGCAAGTTCGCCCCGTACGCGGACCCGCTGATGCTGCCGCTGGCCACCCTGCTCAACGGACTGGGACTCGTCGCCATCTGGCGCCTGGACCAGTCCGAACTGCTGCAGTCCATCGACCAGGCCGGCAACGCCGCGCCCCGCCAGCTCATGTACACCGCGATGGGCATCGCCCTGTTCGTCGCCGTGCTGATCTTCCTCAAGGACCACCGCGTCCTGCAGCGCTACACCTACATCTCCATGGTCGGCGCCCTGGTCCTGCTGCTGCTCCCGCTGGTGCCGGGACTCGGCAAGAACGTCTTCGGCGCCCGGATCTGGATCCAGGTCGGCTCCTTCTCCATCCAGCCCGGCGAGTTCGCCAAGATCGTCCTCGCGATCTTCTTCGCCGGCTACCTCATGGTGAAGCGCGACGCGCTCGCCCTCGCCAGCCGCCGCTTCATGGGCCTCTACCTCCCCCGCGGCCGCGACCTCGGCCCGATCCTGGTGGTCTGGGCGATCTCGATCCTGATCCTGGTCTTCGAGACCGACCTCGGCACCTCGCTGCTGTTCTTCGGCATGTTCGTGATCATGCTGTACGTGGCCACGGAGCGGACTAGCTGGATCGTCTTCGGTCTGCTGATGTCCGGTGCCGGCGCCGTCGGCGTCGCCAGCTTCGAACCCCACATCCAGCAGCGCGTCGACGCCTGGCTCGACCCGATGCGCGAGTACACGCTCTCCCGCGCCGGCCAGGTCGGCCACTCCGAGCAGGCCATGCAGGCCCTGTGGGCCTTCGGCTCCGGCGGCACCCTCGGTACCGGCTGGGGCCAGGGCCACTCCGAGCTGATCCGGTTCGCCGCCAACAGCGACTTCATCCTCGCCACCTTCGGCGAGGAACTCGGCCTGGCCGGCCTCATGGCCCTGCTCCTGCTCTACGCGTTGATCGTGGAACGCGGCGTGCGCACCGCCCTCGCCGCCCGCGACCCGTTCGGCAAGCTCCTCGCCATCGGCCTCTCCGGCGCCTTCGCCCTCCAGGTCTTCGTCGTCGCCGGCGGCGTCATGGGCCTCATCCCGCTCACCGGTATGACGATGCCCTTCCTGGCCTACGGAGGCTCCTCGGTCATCGCCAACTGGGCCCTGATCGGCATCCTGCTGCGCATCAGCGACACCGCCCGCAGACCGGCACCCGCCGCGCCCGCCAACCCCGATGCCGAGATGACCCAGGTGGTCCGACCGTGA
- a CDS encoding Stp1/IreP family PP2C-type Ser/Thr phosphatase has product MSLSLRFAAGSHKGMIREGNEDSGYAGPRLLAIADGMGGQAAGEVASSEVISTIVALDDDVPGSDILTSLGTAVQRANDQLRQMVEEDPALEGMGTTLTALLWTGQRLGLVHVGDSRAYLLRDGVLTQITQDHTWVQRLVDEGRITEEEAGTHPQRSLLMRALGSGDHVEPDLSIREVRAGDRYLICSDGLSGVVSHQTMEDTLASYQGPQDTVQELIQLALRGGGPDNITVIIADVLDLDTGDTLAGQLSDTPIVVGAVAENQAQFGDNGIMQTPAGRAAGLGRQGGGQRGGGGEFGPPGSGDTTGYIPAGGFDDYGPDDFVKPRKSRKWLKRSLYTVLALAVIGGGVYGGWRWTQTQYYVGTSDDHVALYRGISQDLAWVSLSKVQKDHPEIELKYLPPYQQKLVEATIAEGDLADARAKIEELAVQASACKKQADRRTAETEKNAKTGEGEAGGTTGTTPASFTSKASPTPNPSGSAKAPESSESPSTTAPTPGPGPTLSEEEQKVVSLCGKQ; this is encoded by the coding sequence ATGAGTCTGTCACTGCGCTTCGCCGCCGGATCGCACAAGGGCATGATCCGGGAGGGCAACGAGGACTCCGGTTACGCCGGCCCCCGCCTGCTCGCCATCGCCGACGGCATGGGCGGCCAGGCCGCCGGCGAGGTCGCCTCCTCCGAAGTGATCTCCACCATCGTCGCCCTCGACGACGACGTGCCCGGCTCCGACATCCTCACCTCCCTCGGCACCGCCGTGCAGCGCGCCAACGACCAACTGCGGCAGATGGTCGAGGAGGACCCCGCCCTCGAAGGCATGGGCACCACCCTCACCGCCCTGCTGTGGACCGGCCAGCGCCTCGGCCTCGTCCACGTCGGCGACTCCCGCGCCTACCTCCTGCGCGACGGCGTCCTCACCCAGATCACGCAGGACCACACCTGGGTGCAGCGCCTCGTCGACGAGGGACGCATCACCGAGGAGGAGGCCGGCACCCACCCGCAGCGCTCCCTGCTGATGCGCGCCCTCGGCAGCGGCGACCACGTCGAACCCGACCTGTCCATCCGCGAGGTCAGGGCCGGCGACCGCTACCTCATCTGCTCCGACGGACTCTCCGGCGTCGTCTCCCACCAGACGATGGAGGACACCCTCGCCAGCTACCAGGGCCCCCAGGACACCGTCCAGGAACTGATCCAGCTCGCCCTGCGCGGCGGCGGCCCCGACAACATCACCGTCATCATCGCCGACGTCCTCGACCTCGACACCGGTGACACCCTCGCGGGCCAGCTCTCCGACACCCCGATCGTGGTCGGCGCCGTCGCCGAGAACCAGGCCCAGTTCGGCGACAACGGCATCATGCAGACCCCGGCCGGCCGCGCCGCCGGCCTCGGCCGCCAGGGCGGCGGACAGCGGGGCGGCGGCGGCGAGTTCGGCCCGCCCGGCAGCGGCGACACCACCGGCTACATCCCGGCCGGCGGCTTCGACGACTACGGCCCCGACGACTTCGTCAAACCCCGCAAGAGCCGCAAGTGGCTGAAGAGATCCCTCTACACCGTGCTCGCCCTCGCCGTCATCGGCGGCGGCGTGTACGGCGGCTGGCGCTGGACCCAGACCCAGTACTACGTCGGCACCAGCGACGACCACGTCGCGCTGTACCGGGGCATCAGCCAGGACCTCGCCTGGGTCTCCCTCTCGAAGGTCCAGAAGGACCACCCCGAGATCGAACTCAAGTACCTGCCGCCGTACCAGCAGAAACTGGTCGAGGCCACGATCGCCGAGGGCGACCTGGCCGACGCCCGGGCGAAGATCGAGGAACTGGCGGTGCAGGCCTCCGCCTGCAAGAAGCAGGCCGACCGGCGCACCGCCGAGACCGAGAAGAACGCGAAGACGGGCGAGGGCGAGGCCGGAGGCACCACGGGAACCACCCCCGCCTCCTTCACGTCCAAGGCCTCACCGACCCCGAACCCGTCGGGATCAGCGAAGGCCCCCGAATCGTCCGAGTCCCCGTCCACGACCGCACCCACTCCAGGCCCCGGCCCGACCCTCTCGGAGGAAGAGCAGAAGGTCGTCTCGCTGTGCGGTAAGCAGTAG
- a CDS encoding carbohydrate-binding protein: protein MTSDTPAIPDEPGPDPHTRTGTRIDADTGTGTGGGRGISRKTLLRAAVAAGAAVPLLATGSIALARDAARSAAGRPLPPTPSCDDGDDPTPDQMEGPYFRPNSPPRTDLVTPGTAGTRLTVSGYVFGRDCAPLAGVLLDFWQADDAGAYDMAGYTLRGHQFTDATGAFTLRTIVPGLYPGRTRHIHVKAQAPGEPVLTTQLYFPGEPRNSTDALFDPALLMNVRGAGGGREGSFDFVLDVDGDPAPTDPPTGPPNGTWATGRSYAAGDAVTYGGGSYRCLQAHTSMAGWEPPNVPALWRRES, encoded by the coding sequence ATGACCTCCGACACCCCCGCCATCCCCGACGAACCCGGTCCCGATCCCCACACCCGCACCGGCACCCGCATCGACGCCGACACCGGCACCGGCACCGGCGGCGGCCGCGGGATCAGCCGCAAGACGCTGCTCAGGGCGGCCGTCGCCGCCGGCGCCGCCGTCCCGCTGCTCGCCACCGGCTCCATCGCGCTCGCCCGGGACGCCGCCCGTTCCGCCGCCGGCCGGCCCCTGCCGCCGACCCCCTCGTGCGACGACGGGGACGACCCGACGCCCGACCAGATGGAGGGCCCCTACTTCAGACCGAACTCCCCGCCGCGCACCGACCTGGTGACACCCGGCACCGCCGGCACCCGGCTGACCGTCAGCGGCTACGTCTTCGGCCGCGACTGCGCGCCGCTGGCCGGCGTGCTCCTCGACTTCTGGCAGGCCGACGACGCCGGCGCCTACGACATGGCCGGATACACCCTCCGCGGCCACCAGTTCACCGACGCCACCGGAGCGTTCACCCTGCGGACGATCGTCCCCGGCCTCTATCCGGGCCGTACCCGGCACATCCACGTCAAGGCGCAGGCCCCCGGCGAGCCCGTGCTGACCACCCAGCTCTACTTCCCCGGCGAGCCCCGCAACAGCACGGACGCCCTCTTCGACCCGGCGCTGCTGATGAACGTCCGCGGCGCCGGCGGCGGCAGGGAGGGGAGCTTCGACTTCGTCCTGGACGTGGACGGCGACCCGGCCCCCACCGACCCGCCCACCGGCCCGCCGAACGGCACCTGGGCGACCGGCCGCTCCTACGCCGCCGGTGACGCGGTCACGTACGGCGGCGGCTCCTACCGCTGCCTCCAGGCGCACACCTCGATGGCCGGCTGGGAGCCGCCCAACGTGCCGGCCCTGTGGCGCCGCGAGTCCTGA
- the fhaB gene encoding antibiotic biosynthesis regulator FhaB produces the protein MSELTLTVMRLGFLAVLWLFVIVAVQVIRSDLFGTRVTQRGARRDAARPQQAAARQGQAPPPQRQQPSGGRGRRGAPTKLVVTEGTLTGTTVALQGQTITLGRAHDSTIVLDDDYASSRHARIYPDQNGQWIVEDLGSTNGTYLDRSRLTTPTPIGPGSPIRIGKTVIELRK, from the coding sequence ATGTCAGAGCTGACCCTCACGGTCATGCGGCTGGGTTTTCTCGCCGTACTGTGGCTGTTCGTGATCGTGGCCGTGCAGGTCATCCGCAGCGACCTGTTCGGCACGCGGGTCACCCAGCGCGGAGCGCGGCGCGACGCCGCCCGACCGCAGCAGGCCGCCGCGCGCCAGGGCCAGGCGCCTCCACCGCAGCGCCAACAGCCAAGCGGCGGCCGGGGCCGCCGAGGCGCTCCCACCAAACTGGTCGTCACGGAGGGCACCCTCACCGGCACCACCGTCGCCCTCCAGGGCCAGACCATCACGCTCGGCCGGGCACACGACTCGACGATCGTGCTGGACGACGACTACGCCTCCAGCCGCCATGCCAGGATCTACCCGGACCAGAACGGCCAGTGGATCGTCGAGGACCTGGGCTCCACCAACGGCACCTACCTGGACCGGTCCCGGCTGACGACCCCCACACCGATCGGGCCGGGGTCACCGATCCGCATCGGCAAGACCGTCATCGAGCTGCGGAAGTAG